One segment of Geomonas ferrireducens DNA contains the following:
- a CDS encoding nucleotidyltransferase domain-containing protein, protein MKTARLSIVLDPEEKELAEQLAAEYSHRTGTEMTLSSFVRHLIRQAALNATGESELNRQRLVLPPIRQKRRPRPRPSEQLAIYREEIKAIALAHHVTNVRIFGSTARGEDTSKSDLDLLVSPIKGETGLMELVKIAARVKKLIKVPVDVVLDTEIPEEHRGRIDKEAIAI, encoded by the coding sequence ATGAAAACCGCACGTCTGAGCATCGTCCTAGATCCGGAAGAGAAGGAACTGGCCGAGCAGCTTGCCGCAGAGTACAGCCACCGGACAGGAACCGAGATGACGTTGTCGTCTTTCGTCCGTCACCTGATCCGGCAGGCCGCACTCAACGCCACGGGTGAGAGTGAGTTGAACCGGCAGAGGTTGGTGTTGCCTCCCATAAGGCAAAAGCGCCGCCCCCGACCCCGACCGAGCGAACAGCTAGCCATTTACCGGGAGGAGATCAAGGCCATCGCCCTGGCGCATCACGTTACCAACGTCAGGATTTTCGGCTCGACCGCACGCGGGGAGGATACCAGCAAGAGCGACCTAGATCTTCTGGTGTCGCCGATAAAGGGGGAAACGGGATTGATGGAGTTGGTGAAAATCGCGGCTAGGGTGAAAAAGCTCATCAAGGTTCCGGTTGATGTCGTTCTTGATACGGAAATACCGGAAGAGCACAGGGGACGGATCGACAAGGAGGCAATCGCGATATGA
- a CDS encoding KAP family P-loop NTPase fold protein — MKIVVPAPYVPPETPFANDKLKREPFANALTNLVQNLDDPAVITIDAPWGEGKTTFAKMWRASLKSKNCRCIYIDAFANDYLDDPFVVLVGEIATYIQETYSAEHPIFSSIESVLKKASRAGVKLLSFGTKIGLKAATLGILKDNDFKDMEEIKEAVTNDSFDFANNLFEKKLRDHKADAATVEDFKNTLSDFAKQIKEDTSYPLVLIIDELDRCRPTYAVDFIEKIKHIFSVENVIFTLILNKNQLAAAVSSIYGEKLEATQYLQKFFTIETSLSKNEDDVNDDYRAFCNHVYNALGIDAGNDVSSLQSTMIGLSELFSLSFRDIEKCYSHIALYYGAKSLTFNMAPLVSFLVIVKVRYPQYYGNFRSGSSLEVIEAAEVYQKLVTNIKVLEKHHIQKLIPMLHFCTLTQEKYKAIDPEDRDITSYEQFLWHINLEREDVIPLISRRLDLFNIVQQA, encoded by the coding sequence ATGAAAATAGTAGTACCAGCACCTTATGTGCCGCCTGAAACGCCATTCGCGAACGACAAACTTAAACGTGAACCGTTTGCCAACGCGTTAACCAATCTCGTACAAAATCTTGATGATCCGGCTGTCATCACGATAGATGCACCATGGGGAGAAGGAAAAACAACCTTTGCTAAGATGTGGCGTGCATCTCTTAAGAGTAAGAATTGCAGGTGTATTTATATAGATGCTTTTGCGAATGATTATCTCGACGACCCATTCGTAGTTCTGGTTGGGGAAATAGCAACTTACATCCAAGAAACATATTCGGCTGAGCATCCCATTTTCTCATCAATTGAGTCCGTGTTGAAAAAGGCCTCCCGTGCTGGAGTGAAGTTGTTAAGCTTTGGTACGAAGATTGGACTCAAGGCGGCGACGCTTGGCATTCTAAAGGATAATGATTTCAAAGATATGGAGGAGATTAAGGAAGCCGTAACGAACGATTCTTTTGATTTCGCCAACAACTTATTTGAGAAAAAACTTCGGGATCATAAAGCTGACGCAGCTACTGTCGAAGATTTCAAAAATACTTTATCGGATTTTGCAAAACAAATAAAAGAAGATACTTCTTACCCGTTGGTTTTAATAATTGATGAACTGGATCGGTGCCGCCCTACTTACGCTGTTGACTTCATAGAAAAAATTAAACATATCTTCTCCGTTGAGAATGTTATCTTCACACTGATTCTGAATAAGAACCAGCTTGCTGCGGCAGTGTCATCCATTTATGGAGAGAAGTTAGAGGCAACTCAATACTTGCAAAAATTCTTCACGATCGAGACTTCGCTTTCAAAAAATGAGGATGATGTTAATGATGATTATAGGGCCTTTTGTAACCACGTTTACAATGCGTTAGGAATTGATGCTGGCAATGATGTGAGTTCACTACAGTCGACGATGATCGGCCTTTCTGAGCTATTCAGCTTGTCCTTTAGGGATATTGAAAAATGTTATTCACACATTGCACTATATTATGGGGCTAAGTCTTTAACCTTCAACATGGCACCGTTGGTTTCATTTCTGGTTATCGTGAAGGTTAGATACCCACAATATTATGGTAATTTTAGGTCAGGGAGTTCCCTGGAGGTGATAGAGGCTGCAGAGGTGTATCAAAAGCTGGTAACCAACATAAAAGTGCTAGAGAAGCATCACATTCAAAAGTTAATTCCTATGTTGCATTTCTGTACATTAACACAGGAAAAGTATAAGGCGATTGATCCTGAGGATCGAGATATAACTAGTTACGAACAATTCTTATGGCACATTAACCTGGAACGTGAAGATGTTATTCCACTTATCTCAAGACGTTTAGATCTGTTTAATATCGTTCAACAAGCCTAA